Part of the Flavobacterium sp. MDT1-60 genome, CTGATTCTGTTGTAAGCAGCCAATAATCTTTCTTCAATTTGACCTGAAAACTCAGCAGATTTCTCAGACAAGAAGATTTCTTCTTTTTGAGTCTCAGACATAATTGCATCAAGTTCAGATTTTTTATGTTTTAAATGAGAACTTTTTGCGTCAAGTTTTTCTTTTAAATTAGAAATAACTTCTTTTTTATGTTCGATAGAAGCTTTCATTTCTTTGATTTGCTTTTCAGCCAATTGAATTTCTAATTCCTGAAATTCAACCTCTTTAGTCAAAGAATTAAATTCTCTGTTATTACGAACTGATTCTTGTTGTTTTGTGTATTTTTTGATAACCTCCTTGTGCTCATCAATAGCATTTTTCTTTGCTTTGATAAGATCTTCAATCACTTCAAGTTCACTTTTCAGTTTCTCTGAAC contains:
- a CDS encoding zinc ribbon domain-containing protein, translating into MANTKELSVEDKLRAIYDLQLIDSRIDEIRNVRGELPLEVEDLEDEVAGLSTRSEKLKSELEVIEDLIKAKKNAIDEHKEVIKKYTKQQESVRNNREFNSLTKEVEFQELEIQLAEKQIKEMKASIEHKKEVISNLKEKLDAKSSHLKHKKSELDAIMSETQKEEIFLSEKSAEFSGQIEERLLAAYNRIRSSVRNGLAVVSIERGASAGSFFTIPPQTQVEIASRKKIITDEHSGRILVDSALAEEEKEKMEQLFSKF